In Halopseudomonas nanhaiensis, a single window of DNA contains:
- the rpoC gene encoding DNA-directed RNA polymerase subunit beta', translating to MKDLLNLLKSQGQIEEFDSIRIGLASPEMIRSWSYGEVKKPETINYRTFKPERDGLFCAKIFGPVKDYECLCGKYKRLKHRGVICEKCGVEVALAKVRRERMGHIELASPVAHIWFLKSLPSRIGLLLDMTLRDIERVLYFESYVVIEPGMTTLEKGQLLNDEQYFEALEEFGDDFDARMGAEAVYQLLTAMDLAHEIGKLREEIPQTTSETKIKKLSKRLKLMEAFDGSGNKPEWMVMTVLPVLPPDLRPLVPLDGGRFATSDLNDLYRRVINRNNRLKRLLDLSAPDIIVRNEKRMLQESVDALLDNGRRGRAITGTNKRPLKSLADMIKGKQGRFRQNLLGKRVDYSGRSVIVVGPTLRLHQCGLPKKMALELFKPFIFGKLEHRGLATTIKAAKKMVERELPEVWDILAEVIREHPVLLNRAPTLHRLGIQAFEPVLIEGKAIQLHPLVCAAYNADFDGDQMAVHVPLTLEAQLEARALMMSTNNILSPASGEPIIVPSQDVVLGLYYMTRTRINAKGEGMRFTDVNEVEMAYRSGQAELHALVKVRITETVKHKDESWTTETRIVDTTVGRALLFQILPKGLPFELVDQPLKKKAISKLINTSYRIVGLKDTVIFADQLMYTGFAYSTISGASIGVNDFVIPDEKARIIDEATDEVKEIEDQYASGLVTQGEKYNKVIDLWSKANDEISKAMMDNLKSTRVQDRDGNEVDQESFNSMYMMADSGARGSAAQIRQLAGMRGLMAKPDGSIIETPITANFREGLNVLQYFISTHGARKGLADTALKTANSGYLTRRLVDVAQDLVITEPDCGTDKGLVMSPHIEGGDIVEPLGERVLGRVIARDVVKPGTEETIVPAGTLIDEQWVEFLEINSVDEVIVRSPIACETRYGVCSTCYGRDLARGHKINIGEAVGVIAAQSIGEPGTQLTMRTFHIGGAASRTSAADSVQVKNGGVIRLHNLKYVERADGALIAVSRSGELAVADEFGRERERYKLPYGAVISIHEGDKVEAGKVVAKWDPHTHPIVTEISGTVAFFGMDEGITIKRQADELTGLTNIEVLDAKDRPASGKDIRPAVKLVDDNGKELMLPGTDVPAQYFLPANALVNLTDGAKVNVGDIVARIPQETSKTRDITGGLPRVADLFEARRPKEPAILAEISGTISFGKETKGKRRLVITPTDGSDPYEELIPKWRHLNVFEGEQVTKGEVISDGPSNPHDILRLLGVSALAKYIVNEIQDVYRLQGVKINDKHIEVTIRQMLRKVEISDSGDSSFIKGDQVELTHVLEENEQLIAQDKFPARYERILLGITKASLSTESFISAASFQETTRVLTEAAVTGKRDHLRGLKENVVVGRLIPAGTGLAYHAERKRQKMADKPVKVSASEVEQALSDALNSSGN from the coding sequence TTGAAAGACTTATTGAACCTGCTCAAGTCCCAGGGACAGATTGAAGAGTTCGATTCCATTCGAATCGGCCTGGCTTCACCGGAGATGATCCGGTCCTGGTCCTATGGCGAAGTGAAAAAGCCGGAAACCATCAACTACCGTACGTTCAAGCCCGAGCGTGACGGCCTGTTCTGCGCCAAGATCTTTGGTCCGGTCAAGGATTACGAGTGCCTGTGCGGCAAGTACAAACGCCTCAAGCATCGCGGCGTGATCTGCGAGAAGTGCGGCGTGGAAGTCGCGCTGGCCAAGGTGCGTCGCGAGCGCATGGGTCACATCGAGCTGGCCTCGCCGGTCGCCCACATCTGGTTCCTGAAGTCGCTGCCGTCCCGTATCGGTCTGCTGCTGGACATGACCCTGCGCGACATCGAGCGTGTGCTCTACTTCGAAAGCTATGTGGTTATCGAGCCGGGCATGACCACGCTGGAAAAAGGTCAGCTGCTCAACGACGAACAGTACTTCGAAGCGCTGGAAGAGTTTGGTGACGACTTCGATGCCCGCATGGGCGCCGAAGCGGTTTACCAGCTGTTGACTGCTATGGATCTGGCGCACGAAATCGGCAAGCTGCGTGAGGAGATTCCGCAGACCACGTCCGAGACCAAGATCAAGAAGCTGTCCAAGCGGCTGAAGCTGATGGAAGCCTTCGATGGTTCGGGCAACAAGCCGGAGTGGATGGTCATGACCGTTCTGCCCGTGCTGCCGCCGGACCTGCGTCCGCTGGTACCGCTGGATGGTGGCCGTTTCGCTACGTCCGACCTGAACGATCTGTACCGCCGGGTGATCAACCGGAACAACCGCCTCAAGCGCCTGCTCGATCTGTCCGCACCTGACATCATCGTGCGCAACGAAAAGCGCATGCTGCAGGAGTCGGTCGATGCGCTCCTGGACAACGGTCGTCGCGGTCGCGCGATCACCGGCACCAACAAGCGTCCGCTCAAGTCGCTCGCCGACATGATCAAGGGCAAGCAGGGTCGTTTCCGTCAGAACCTGCTGGGCAAGCGCGTTGACTATTCCGGTCGTTCGGTGATCGTGGTAGGCCCGACGCTGCGTCTGCACCAGTGTGGTCTGCCGAAGAAGATGGCGCTTGAGCTGTTCAAGCCGTTCATCTTCGGCAAGCTCGAGCACCGTGGACTGGCGACCACTATCAAGGCCGCCAAGAAGATGGTCGAGCGCGAGCTGCCGGAAGTGTGGGACATCCTCGCCGAGGTCATCCGCGAGCACCCCGTACTGCTGAACCGCGCGCCGACACTGCACCGTCTGGGTATTCAGGCGTTCGAGCCGGTCCTGATCGAAGGCAAGGCGATCCAGCTGCACCCGCTGGTGTGTGCGGCGTACAACGCCGACTTCGACGGCGACCAGATGGCAGTGCACGTTCCGCTGACCCTCGAGGCCCAGCTGGAAGCCCGCGCCCTGATGATGTCGACCAACAATATCCTGTCGCCCGCGTCCGGTGAGCCGATCATCGTGCCGTCGCAGGACGTGGTTCTCGGTCTGTACTACATGACGCGTACTCGCATCAATGCGAAGGGCGAGGGTATGCGCTTTACCGACGTCAATGAAGTCGAGATGGCCTACCGTAGCGGCCAGGCCGAGCTGCATGCGCTGGTCAAGGTGCGGATCACCGAAACCGTCAAGCACAAGGACGAGAGCTGGACCACCGAGACCCGTATCGTTGATACCACGGTTGGCCGTGCTCTGCTGTTCCAGATCCTGCCCAAGGGTCTCCCGTTCGAACTGGTCGACCAGCCGCTGAAGAAGAAGGCGATTTCCAAGCTGATCAACACCAGCTACCGGATCGTCGGCCTCAAGGATACGGTGATTTTCGCCGACCAGTTGATGTATACCGGCTTTGCCTATTCGACCATCTCCGGTGCGTCGATCGGCGTGAACGACTTCGTCATTCCGGACGAGAAGGCCCGGATCATCGACGAGGCCACCGACGAAGTGAAGGAAATCGAAGACCAGTATGCTTCCGGTCTGGTTACCCAGGGCGAGAAGTACAACAAGGTCATCGACCTTTGGTCCAAGGCCAACGACGAGATTTCCAAGGCGATGATGGACAACCTCAAGTCGACCCGCGTGCAGGATCGCGACGGCAACGAGGTGGATCAGGAATCGTTCAACTCGATGTACATGATGGCCGACTCCGGTGCCCGTGGCTCCGCCGCCCAGATCCGCCAGCTGGCCGGTATGCGTGGTCTGATGGCCAAGCCGGATGGCTCGATCATCGAAACGCCGATCACCGCCAACTTCCGTGAAGGCCTGAACGTACTCCAGTACTTCATCTCCACTCACGGTGCCCGTAAGGGTCTGGCTGACACGGCTCTGAAGACAGCCAACTCGGGTTACCTGACGCGTCGTCTGGTAGACGTGGCACAGGATCTGGTCATCACCGAGCCCGATTGCGGTACCGACAAGGGTCTGGTGATGTCCCCGCACATCGAAGGTGGCGACATCGTCGAGCCGCTGGGTGAGCGTGTGCTGGGTCGTGTGATCGCGCGTGACGTCGTCAAGCCTGGCACTGAAGAAACCATCGTGCCCGCCGGCACGCTGATCGATGAGCAGTGGGTTGAGTTCCTCGAGATCAACAGCGTCGACGAAGTGATCGTGCGTTCGCCGATTGCCTGCGAAACCCGCTATGGCGTGTGCTCCACCTGTTACGGTCGCGATCTGGCGCGTGGTCACAAGATCAACATCGGCGAGGCCGTCGGTGTTATCGCGGCGCAGTCCATCGGTGAGCCCGGTACCCAGCTGACCATGCGTACGTTCCACATCGGTGGCGCGGCGAGCCGGACATCGGCTGCCGATAGCGTTCAGGTGAAGAACGGCGGTGTGATCCGTCTGCATAACCTGAAGTACGTCGAACGTGCCGACGGCGCGCTGATCGCGGTATCGCGTTCCGGTGAGCTGGCTGTGGCGGACGAGTTCGGTCGCGAGCGCGAGCGTTACAAGCTGCCCTACGGTGCGGTCATCTCGATCCACGAGGGTGACAAGGTCGAAGCTGGAAAGGTCGTCGCCAAGTGGGATCCGCACACCCACCCGATCGTGACGGAAATCTCCGGTACGGTAGCGTTCTTCGGCATGGACGAAGGCATTACCATCAAGCGTCAGGCTGACGAACTGACCGGTTTGACCAACATCGAAGTTCTCGATGCCAAGGACCGTCCTGCCTCGGGCAAGGACATCCGTCCGGCTGTGAAGCTGGTCGACGACAACGGCAAGGAACTGATGCTGCCGGGCACCGACGTGCCGGCACAGTATTTCCTGCCAGCAAACGCACTGGTCAACCTGACCGACGGCGCCAAGGTCAACGTGGGTGACATCGTTGCGCGTATCCCGCAGGAGACGTCCAAGACTCGCGACATCACCGGTGGTTTGCCGCGTGTTGCCGACCTGTTCGAGGCGCGTCGTCCGAAGGAGCCTGCAATCCTCGCCGAGATCAGCGGTACCATCTCGTTCGGCAAGGAAACCAAGGGCAAGCGTCGCCTGGTCATCACGCCCACCGACGGCAGCGATCCGTACGAGGAGCTGATTCCGAAGTGGCGTCACCTGAACGTGTTCGAAGGCGAACAGGTGACCAAGGGTGAAGTCATCTCCGACGGCCCGAGCAACCCGCACGACATTCTGCGTCTGCTGGGCGTCAGCGCGTTGGCCAAGTACATCGTCAACGAGATTCAGGACGTTTACCGCCTGCAGGGTGTGAAGATCAACGACAAACACATCGAGGTGACCATTCGCCAGATGCTGCGCAAGGTCGAGATCAGTGATTCCGGGGACTCCAGCTTCATCAAGGGTGACCAGGTCGAGCTGACTCATGTGCTGGAAGAAAATGAGCAACTGATTGCTCAGGACAAGTTCCCGGCCCGGTACGAGCGCATTCTGTTGGGTATCACCAAGGCGTCGCTGTCGACCGAGTCGTTCATCTCCGCCGCATCGTTCCAGGAGACTACGCGCGTGCTGACAGAGGCTGCCGTTACCGGCAAGCGCGATCATCTGCGCGGCCTGAAGGAAAACGTTGTGGTCGGTCGTCTGATCCCGGCGGGTACCGGTCTTGCCTACCATGCCGAGCGCAAGCGGCAGAAGATGGCCGACAAGCCGGTCAAGGTGAGTGCAAGCGAAGTCGAACAGGCACTGTCCGACGCGCTGAACTCGAGCGGCAACTGA
- the rpoB gene encoding DNA-directed RNA polymerase subunit beta: protein MAYSYTEKKRIRKDFGKLPHVMDVPYLLAIQLDSYREFLQAGVDKDHVRDIGLHAAFKSVFPIISYSGNAALEYVGYRLGEPAFDVKECVLRGVTFAVPLRVKVRLIIFDRESSNKAIKDIKEQEVYMGEIPLMTENGTFVINGTERVIVSQLHRSPGVFFDHDRGKTHSSGKLLYSARVIPYRGSWLDFEFDPKDSVFVRIDRRRKLPATVLLRALGYQTEEVLDIFYDTNKFAVKGEMLELELVPQRLRGEIATFDIKDDKGKVIVEKGRRVTARHINQLEKAGISSLEVPFEYVIGRTIAKPVVHPSTGEILVECNAEITPDVVGKLIKAEVSSLETLYTNDIDCGPFISDTLRIDNTSSQLDALVEIYRMMRPGEPPTKDAAETLFGNLFFSSDRYDLSAVGRMKFNRRIGRDEIEGPGVLSKEDIIEVLKTLVDIRNGKGVVDDIDHLGNRRVRSVGEMAENQFRVGLVRVERAVKERLSMAESEGLMPQDLINAKPVAAAVKEFFGSSQLSQFMDQNNPLSEITHKRRVSALGPGGLTRERAGFEVRDVHPTHYGRVCPIETPEGPNIGLINSLATYARTNQYGFLESPYRRVKDAVVTDDIVFLSAIEEADHVIAQASAKVENGRLTDDLVAVRHMNEFTVKAPQEVTLMDVSPRQVVSVAASLIPFLEHDDANRALMGSNMQRQAVPTLRAEKPLVGTGMERNVARDSGVCVIARRGGVIDSVDASRIVVRVADDEVEAGEAGVDIYALTKYTRSNQNTCINQRPLVKKGDVVARKDILADGSSVDMGELALGQNMRVAFMPWNGYNFEDSILVSERVVQEDRFTTIHIQELTCVSRDTKLGPEEITSDIPNVGEAALGKLDEAGIVYVGAEVGPGDILVGKVTPKGETQLTPEEKLLRAIFGEKASDVKDTSLRVPTGTKGTVIDVQVFIRDGVERDSRALAIEKEQLDEIRKDLQEEFRIVETATFERLSSALVGHSVEGGAGLKKGTVLTQEILGEIERGQWFKLRMSEDNLNEQLEMAQAYLTDRRKLLDDKFEDKKRKLQQGDDLAPGVLKIVKVYLAIKRRIQPGDKMAGRHGNKGVISVIMPIEDMPHDENGTPVDIVLNPLGVPSRMNVGQILETHLGLAAKGLGEKINRMLEEQRKIADLRKFLGEVYNMGGRIEDLDSLTDDEIIELAGNLRGGVPMATAVFDGAQEHEIKHMLRLADLPESGQMKLYDGRTGNTFDRPVTVGYMYMLKLNHLVDDKMHARSTGSYSLVTQQPLGGKAQFGGQRFGEMEVWALEAYGAAYTLQEMLTVKSDDVNGRTKMYKNIVDGDHRMEAGMPESFNVLVKEIRSLGIDIELESE, encoded by the coding sequence ATGGCTTACTCATACACTGAGAAAAAACGTATCCGCAAGGACTTTGGCAAACTGCCGCATGTCATGGATGTGCCCTACCTGCTGGCGATTCAGCTGGATTCCTATCGGGAATTCCTGCAAGCCGGCGTGGACAAGGATCATGTTCGTGATATCGGTCTGCACGCGGCCTTCAAATCTGTTTTCCCCATTATCAGCTATTCCGGTAATGCGGCGCTTGAATACGTCGGTTACCGGTTGGGTGAGCCGGCTTTCGATGTCAAGGAATGTGTCCTGCGCGGGGTGACCTTCGCCGTTCCGCTGCGCGTGAAAGTACGCCTGATCATCTTTGATCGTGAGTCGTCCAACAAGGCGATCAAGGACATCAAGGAACAGGAAGTCTACATGGGGGAAATCCCCCTCATGACCGAGAACGGTACCTTCGTTATCAATGGTACCGAGCGCGTCATCGTTTCCCAGTTGCACCGCAGCCCGGGCGTGTTCTTTGACCACGACCGTGGCAAGACCCACAGCTCCGGCAAGCTTCTGTACTCAGCTCGCGTGATTCCTTACCGCGGCTCCTGGCTGGACTTCGAATTCGATCCCAAGGATAGCGTCTTCGTCCGTATCGACCGTCGCCGCAAGCTGCCGGCGACCGTACTGCTGCGCGCGCTCGGTTACCAGACCGAAGAAGTCCTGGATATTTTCTACGACACCAACAAGTTTGCCGTCAAAGGCGAAATGCTTGAGCTGGAACTCGTTCCCCAGCGTCTGCGTGGCGAGATCGCCACCTTTGACATCAAGGATGACAAGGGCAAGGTCATCGTCGAGAAAGGCCGCCGGGTTACCGCGCGCCATATCAATCAGCTCGAGAAAGCTGGCATCAGCAGCCTGGAAGTACCCTTCGAATACGTCATCGGACGCACCATCGCCAAGCCTGTCGTGCATCCGTCGACCGGAGAGATTCTGGTTGAGTGCAACGCGGAAATCACTCCCGATGTGGTCGGCAAGCTGATCAAGGCCGAGGTGTCCAGTCTCGAAACGTTGTACACCAACGACATCGACTGTGGCCCTTTCATCTCCGATACCCTGCGTATCGACAACACCAGCAGCCAGCTCGACGCTCTGGTGGAGATCTATCGGATGATGCGTCCCGGCGAGCCGCCGACCAAGGATGCCGCCGAAACCCTTTTCGGGAACCTGTTCTTCAGCAGCGATCGCTACGACCTGTCTGCCGTGGGTCGCATGAAGTTCAATCGCCGGATTGGCCGCGACGAGATCGAAGGCCCTGGCGTCCTGAGCAAGGAAGATATCATCGAGGTGCTCAAGACCCTCGTCGACATCCGCAACGGCAAGGGCGTCGTCGATGACATCGACCACCTGGGTAACCGTCGCGTTCGCTCGGTCGGCGAGATGGCCGAGAACCAGTTCCGCGTAGGTCTGGTGCGCGTGGAGCGTGCGGTCAAGGAACGCCTCTCCATGGCTGAAAGCGAAGGCCTGATGCCGCAGGATCTGATCAACGCCAAGCCGGTTGCGGCGGCGGTGAAGGAATTCTTCGGTTCCAGCCAGCTCTCCCAGTTCATGGACCAGAACAATCCGCTGTCGGAAATCACCCACAAGCGCCGTGTATCGGCGCTTGGCCCGGGCGGTCTGACCCGTGAGCGTGCCGGCTTCGAAGTCCGTGACGTACACCCGACCCATTATGGTCGCGTATGTCCGATCGAGACCCCGGAAGGTCCGAACATCGGTCTGATCAACTCGTTGGCAACCTATGCGCGCACCAACCAGTATGGCTTCCTGGAAAGCCCCTATCGTCGCGTGAAGGATGCTGTCGTTACTGACGACATCGTGTTCCTGTCTGCGATCGAAGAGGCCGACCACGTGATCGCCCAGGCTAGCGCCAAGGTTGAAAACGGCCGTCTGACTGACGATCTGGTTGCTGTGCGTCACATGAACGAATTCACCGTCAAGGCGCCACAGGAAGTGACGTTGATGGACGTATCGCCGCGCCAGGTTGTATCGGTCGCTGCGTCGCTGATTCCGTTCCTTGAGCACGATGACGCCAACCGTGCCTTGATGGGTTCGAACATGCAGCGCCAGGCTGTACCGACACTGCGTGCTGAAAAGCCGCTGGTGGGTACCGGTATGGAGCGCAACGTGGCCCGCGACTCCGGTGTGTGCGTGATCGCCCGTCGGGGCGGGGTGATCGACTCGGTCGATGCCAGCCGTATCGTTGTGCGTGTTGCCGATGACGAAGTTGAAGCCGGTGAGGCGGGTGTGGATATCTACGCCCTGACCAAATACACCCGCTCCAACCAGAATACCTGCATCAACCAGCGTCCGCTGGTCAAGAAAGGCGATGTGGTTGCGCGCAAGGACATCCTCGCTGACGGTTCGTCCGTCGATATGGGCGAGCTGGCCCTGGGTCAGAACATGCGCGTCGCTTTCATGCCCTGGAACGGTTACAACTTCGAAGACTCGATCCTGGTCTCCGAGCGCGTGGTGCAGGAAGATCGCTTCACCACCATTCACATCCAGGAACTGACCTGTGTGTCGCGTGACACCAAGCTTGGGCCAGAGGAAATCACCTCTGACATCCCGAACGTTGGCGAAGCAGCACTGGGTAAGCTGGATGAGGCGGGTATCGTCTACGTCGGCGCCGAAGTTGGTCCTGGCGACATCCTGGTAGGCAAGGTGACGCCCAAGGGCGAAACCCAGCTGACGCCGGAAGAGAAGCTGTTGCGCGCGATCTTCGGTGAGAAGGCATCCGATGTTAAGGACACCTCTCTTCGCGTGCCGACCGGCACCAAGGGCACGGTCATCGACGTGCAGGTGTTCATCCGCGACGGTGTCGAGCGCGATTCGCGTGCACTGGCAATCGAGAAGGAGCAGCTCGACGAGATCCGCAAGGATCTGCAGGAAGAATTCCGCATCGTCGAAACCGCAACCTTCGAGCGACTGAGCAGCGCCCTGGTTGGTCATAGCGTAGAAGGCGGCGCAGGCTTGAAAAAGGGCACCGTGCTCACACAGGAGATCCTGGGCGAGATCGAGCGTGGTCAGTGGTTCAAGCTTCGCATGAGCGAAGACAACCTCAATGAACAGCTGGAGATGGCGCAGGCTTACTTGACCGATCGTCGCAAGCTGCTCGATGACAAGTTCGAAGACAAGAAGCGCAAGCTGCAGCAGGGCGATGACCTGGCGCCGGGCGTACTCAAGATCGTCAAGGTGTATCTGGCAATCAAGCGTCGCATTCAGCCCGGCGACAAGATGGCCGGCCGCCACGGTAACAAGGGTGTGATCTCCGTGATCATGCCGATCGAAGACATGCCGCACGACGAGAACGGCACGCCGGTCGACATCGTACTGAACCCGTTGGGCGTACCGTCGCGTATGAACGTCGGTCAGATTCTCGAGACTCACCTGGGCCTGGCGGCCAAGGGTCTTGGCGAGAAGATCAACCGCATGCTCGAAGAGCAGCGCAAGATCGCTGACCTGCGCAAGTTCCTTGGCGAGGTCTACAACATGGGCGGTCGGATCGAGGATCTCGATTCGCTCACCGATGATGAGATCATCGAGCTGGCGGGTAACCTGCGCGGTGGTGTACCGATGGCAACCGCGGTATTCGACGGTGCCCAGGAGCATGAGATCAAGCACATGCTGCGCCTGGCGGATCTGCCGGAGAGCGGTCAGATGAAGCTGTACGACGGCCGTACCGGCAACACGTTCGATCGCCCGGTCACCGTTGGCTACATGTACATGCTCAAGCTGAACCACCTGGTCGACGACAAGATGCACGCGCGTTCCACCGGTTCCTACAGCCTGGTTACCCAGCAGCCGTTGGGCGGTAAGGCGCAGTTCGGTGGTCAGCGCTTCGGGGAGATGGAGGTCTGGGCTCTGGAAGCCTATGGTGCCGCCTACACCCTGCAGGAAATGCTCACCGTGAAGTCGGACGACGTGAACGGCCGTACCAAGATGTACAAGAACATCGTGGATGGCGACCACCGCATGGAGGCCGGCATGCCGGAATCCTTCAACGTGTTGGTCAAGGAAATCCGTTCGCTCGGTATCGACATCGAGCTGGAATCCGAATAA
- the rplL gene encoding 50S ribosomal protein L7/L12, which translates to MALTNEDIINAVSEMSVMQVVELIKAMEEKFGVSAAAAAAAGPAAAAAAVEEQTEFNVILVEAGEKKVNVIKAVRELTGLGLKEAKAVVDGAPGTVKEGVSKDEAEAAKKSLEEAGAKVELK; encoded by the coding sequence ATGGCTCTTACCAACGAAGATATCATCAACGCAGTATCCGAAATGTCTGTCATGCAGGTTGTCGAGCTGATCAAGGCAATGGAAGAGAAGTTCGGCGTATCGGCCGCTGCTGCTGCCGCTGCTGGCCCGGCTGCTGCCGCTGCTGCTGTAGAAGAACAGACCGAATTCAACGTCATCCTGGTTGAAGCTGGCGAGAAGAAAGTCAACGTGATCAAGGCTGTTCGCGAGCTGACCGGTCTGGGTCTGAAAGAAGCCAAGGCTGTTGTTGACGGCGCTCCTGGCACCGTCAAGGAAGGCGTTTCCAAGGACGAAGCAGAAGCAGCCAAGAAGTCGCTGGAAGAAGCAGGCGCCAAGGTCGAGCTCAAGTAA
- the rplJ gene encoding 50S ribosomal protein L10 has translation MAIKLEDKKAIVAEVNEAAQGALSAVVADARGVSVAAMTGLRREAREAGVYVRVVRNTLMRRAVEGTQYECLNDVFVGPTLIAFSKEHPGAAARLFKDFSKGQDKFQIKAAAFEGNFIAAEQIDMLASLPTYDEAISQLMSVIQGATSKFVRTLAAVRDQKEAEAA, from the coding sequence GTGGCAATTAAGCTCGAAGACAAGAAGGCCATCGTCGCTGAAGTCAACGAAGCTGCTCAAGGTGCGCTGTCTGCCGTTGTGGCTGATGCCCGCGGTGTGAGCGTTGCTGCCATGACTGGTCTGCGCAGAGAAGCGCGTGAAGCTGGCGTTTACGTACGTGTCGTACGTAACACGCTGATGCGTCGCGCCGTTGAAGGTACTCAGTACGAGTGCCTGAACGACGTCTTTGTCGGTCCGACTCTTATCGCGTTTTCCAAGGAACACCCGGGCGCTGCTGCTCGACTGTTCAAGGACTTCTCGAAAGGTCAGGACAAGTTCCAGATCAAGGCCGCAGCCTTTGAAGGCAACTTCATCGCAGCCGAACAGATCGACATGCTGGCATCGCTGCCAACCTACGACGAGGCCATCAGCCAGCTGATGAGTGTCATCCAGGGCGCAACCAGCAAGTTCGTTCGTACCTTGGCCGCTGTTCGCGACCAGAAGGAAGCCGAAGCCGCCTAA
- the rplA gene encoding 50S ribosomal protein L1, with protein sequence MAKLTKRQKAIAEKVQANKVYGFEEAAALLAEVSNVKFTESFDVSVNLGVDPRKSDQVVRGATLLPHGTGKTVRVAVFTQGANAEAALAAGADKVGMDDLAAEMKGGDLNYDVVIASPDAMRVVGQLGQLLGPRGLMPNPKVGTVSADVGTAVKNAKAGQVRYRTDKNGIIHCSVGKVGFDAVKLKENVEALLADLKKAKPSTSKGVYLKRVTLSTTMGPGVQVDQASLNA encoded by the coding sequence ATGGCTAAGTTGACCAAGCGTCAGAAGGCTATCGCTGAAAAAGTGCAGGCCAACAAGGTTTACGGCTTCGAAGAAGCAGCAGCGCTGCTCGCTGAAGTCTCCAACGTCAAGTTCACCGAGTCGTTCGACGTTTCCGTGAATCTGGGTGTTGATCCGCGTAAATCCGACCAGGTGGTGCGTGGCGCTACGCTGCTCCCGCACGGCACGGGCAAGACCGTTCGTGTTGCCGTGTTCACTCAGGGCGCCAACGCTGAAGCAGCATTGGCTGCTGGTGCGGACAAGGTCGGCATGGACGATCTGGCTGCAGAAATGAAAGGCGGCGACCTGAACTATGACGTGGTTATCGCTTCCCCGGATGCAATGCGCGTCGTTGGTCAGCTGGGTCAGCTGCTCGGCCCCCGCGGTCTGATGCCGAACCCGAAGGTTGGCACCGTATCCGCTGACGTCGGCACCGCAGTCAAGAACGCCAAGGCTGGTCAGGTTCGCTACCGCACCGACAAGAACGGCATCATTCATTGCTCCGTCGGCAAGGTCGGCTTTGATGCGGTCAAGCTCAAGGAAAACGTCGAGGCTCTGCTGGCTGACCTGAAAAAGGCCAAGCCGTCTACCTCCAAGGGCGTCTACCTGAAGCGCGTGACCCTCAGCACCACCATGGGTCCGGGTGTACAGGTCGATCAGGCCTCGTTGAACGCGTAA
- the rplK gene encoding 50S ribosomal protein L11: MAKKIQAYIKLQVKAGQANPSPPVGPALGQHGVNIMEFCKAFNAKTQGMEPGLPTPVIITVYSDRSFTFETKSTPASVLLMKAAGLKGGSARPNSQKVGTVTRAQLEEIAKTKQADLTAADMDAAVRTIAGSARSMGLNVEGV, from the coding sequence ATGGCAAAGAAGATTCAGGCTTATATCAAGCTGCAGGTCAAGGCCGGTCAGGCTAACCCAAGTCCGCCGGTTGGTCCTGCGCTGGGTCAGCACGGCGTGAACATCATGGAATTCTGCAAGGCATTCAATGCCAAGACCCAGGGCATGGAACCTGGTCTGCCGACGCCCGTGATCATCACTGTCTATAGCGACCGTAGCTTTACCTTTGAAACCAAGAGCACACCCGCTTCCGTACTGCTGATGAAAGCTGCTGGCCTGAAAGGTGGCTCGGCGCGTCCCAACAGTCAGAAGGTCGGGACTGTCACCCGTGCGCAGCTGGAAGAGATCGCCAAGACCAAACAGGCCGATCTGACTGCTGCTGATATGGATGCAGCTGTACGCACCATCGCTGGCTCCGCGCGCAGCATGGGCCTCAACGTGGAGGGTGTGTAA
- the nusG gene encoding transcription termination/antitermination protein NusG, with amino-acid sequence MSKRWYVVHAYSGFEKHVMRSLQERVKLAGMEDQFGEILVPTEEVVEMRNGQKRKSERKFFPGYVLVQMEMNEGTWHLVKDTTRVLGFIGGTADKPAPITDREAEAILRRVSEGTDKPKPKTLFEPGEVVRVTDGPFADFNGVVEEVNYEKSRVQVAVLIFGRPTPVELEFSQVEKG; translated from the coding sequence GTGTCTAAGCGTTGGTACGTCGTGCATGCTTATTCAGGCTTTGAAAAGCATGTCATGCGCTCCTTGCAGGAGCGTGTCAAGCTGGCCGGAATGGAAGATCAATTCGGCGAAATCCTTGTGCCCACCGAAGAAGTGGTGGAGATGCGCAACGGTCAGAAGCGCAAGAGCGAGCGTAAGTTTTTCCCTGGCTATGTTCTGGTCCAGATGGAAATGAATGAAGGAACCTGGCACCTGGTCAAAGATACCACTCGCGTGCTCGGGTTCATTGGTGGTACTGCAGACAAGCCTGCTCCGATCACCGATCGTGAAGCCGAGGCCATCCTGCGTCGCGTATCTGAGGGGACTGACAAGCCCAAGCCCAAGACTCTGTTCGAGCCGGGTGAGGTTGTTCGTGTCACCGATGGTCCGTTTGCTGATTTCAACGGTGTCGTTGAAGAAGTTAATTATGAGAAGAGCCGAGTTCAGGTGGCTGTTCTCATTTTTGGTCGCCCCACGCCTGTGGAGCTGGAATTCAGCCAGGTCGAAAAAGGCTGA